In the genome of Myripristis murdjan chromosome 21, fMyrMur1.1, whole genome shotgun sequence, the window GGATTTGTAGCTGCAGTGTATGAAAGTGTTGGTCAGTGCGGCGCTGTCCTCCATGCAGGCACCCTGGGGTGGCAGGACCTGGTGGGGAGGGAGCTGCCTCACTGTGCTCTGTGGGACCTGGCCAGAGCCATTCTTGTGCTGCACAGCAACCTGGAAGTCCAGGACTGGACCACCAACACCATGGTGTCAATCCTGGAGGAGCTCACTGGTACCATACCACcgtcattttcatatcacagatCTCCAGCTTTAGGGGCAACCTGATTTAATCAGGGATCCAAATGGGaaagttttttgttgttatgattTGTTACAGAGTGTAGGATTGTTTACACTGTAGGCACAGTTAGTATTTCGGAGATTAAAATCTATAGTTAGATAAGTAATTTTTACACATTGTCTAATCGGGATCTTTCCTATGTATCCTAGGAACTCCAATGCAATGCAGGGCAAACATTTCCAACACTGCAAAAGGAAGTGTTACATCTTAGAAATTAATAGAACATGCTTTTCTCCATCCCTAGTGATTCCTCAGATGTGGCATGTGGAGAATGTGGCTCGTCTCTTGGTGCTTTGCGGCAGCAGTCTGTGCTACAGCGTGCTGGCCAGCAAGGCCGTCAATGGTCGACTCCATGAGATCTCAAAAGTCATCGTCTACATCATACTGGTGAGAATACCagtcatttcatattgttattataatgagaatggtaatgataataataataataacaacaacaacaacaacaacaacaataataataataatagtaatgatattaataataaagatagatagatagattatgAATTTTGtcaagagggtgaaataaaacctttcaaaaaggCTGCCAACAGGCTGTTCTGTTGGGTTAATGATTAGTTCAGTTAAACAAATaggtgagttttgttttgtgtggcTCCATTGTCAGGTGTGTGAGAAGGACGGCTTCCATATGAACTGGGCAGCGAAGATAGTCCTGAAGCTGTGCCAGATCTTCAAAACCACTGCTGAAAAGTTCTTGTTCATCCATACTGTAGAGGATATGCTCTCTGAGATCACCATGGAGCTGTATGAGCTGGCCACAGTAGGTGAGTTGGGGCTGCTCCCGAGGATGtcgtttttatttcagaaagGTGTTCAGTTTCCTTGTGACATCTCTTTCATAGTAATATGATAcagaaaaaagaatattttagCTGCTTGTAGCAATGTGGCTGCTGGGAACAGCTAAGCTACTTAGTTATGAGtgaaaaagggaggagaaagaaagattCTTTGCATTCCAGTTTTATTGAGTGTAAGTCTTAAATATTAAGATATAAATCTGATGACTAATATTGTTCATCTGgacaaaatgtgtataaatttAAGTTTCCCTAAATTTAGTTACACGGTAAGCAAAATGCAATATCTTCAGGCTCACAGATGTCTGCATTAGTAGTAGGTGGTTCCAAGACAAACTATTTAAAGTTTGGAGGCTTATTAAGTGAGAATGTACACTGAGTAGAGCAGCTTTCACAGGATTTACATTCACAACATTTTCAGTTGCTGCAAGCTCAGTCTTTGATGAAATTGAAAACAGTACAGTTGAATAGTTTGTTTAGGACTGACAGAGCAGTATTGTGATTTTGGCTTAATTTAATCAAACATTCTGGAAGGAGGTGAATTTAATTAGGTTGACAGTTTATGAAGAGTGATTGACTTTACAATTTAGACCAGGTATCAGTGCCTAAACCATATCTCTCATATGGGTCctcagaatttctgatttttaaagACAGTTGGCCCCATATTACAGCATATATTGCTTTGAggatgtgtgcatttttatacACACAAAGGAGAGAGTAAATAAGGATTTTGtacaaacatgcaaatatttCCAACATATGGACAAGATATTAAGTTGAAATGTATAGATGAAAATtgtgggaaaaaataatttcagcatTATGAAGGTGAGCAAAATAATCTTTGCCAAATGtactgagaaaaaagaaagaagaaagtgaATGAAAATACTGTGTAcagcatgaaaaagaaaaagtaaacatCAAAACATACAATATAGAATATACTAAATAAGATAATGAATCTGACTTTTGCAGGATTCCCTCATATCCATATTAAATATGTACAGAAAGCATCTTGGCATGCAGATGTACATTGTAAAAACTATTCACCCtataaaatatattcagttacactgcaaaaagtcaaaatcttaccaagattattgtcttatttcaagtaaaaatgtcttttttctagtcaaaatatctcattacacttaaaataagacatgatcagctcagaaataacttgtctttaggcaattttcacttgtttcaagagaaaatttacttgaaacaagtgaaaattagcttgaaacaagaaacaaattttgccaatggaacaagcaaatttttacttgtgacacaagtgaagaGTGATATGAACAAGTGATATTTTGACTGgacataagacatttttacttgaaataagacaaataatcttggtaagagtttgactttttgcagtgtacagagGTAAATTAATTGAATGTTTCATATGCAtagacatactgtatatatgtatgtagaAAAGACACATTGTGGCATGTAGCTATACTCATCatgtcagtatttattgctCTTGAAAGATTCTCCTTGGCACAGTTTAAGAGGCCTAATAAATACCCGACAGAGTCGCTTTGACTCACATTAAAAGTGATTTCAAGTCATTTAAGCTGTATTCAAACAGTCACCTATTCTCAGGGGACCATCTTGAACACAGAGAGATTTTCCAGACCCTGTGTCTCCTGCTCCACTCCAGCACTCACTTCCACTCCAAAATGTTCCAACTGCTACTCAGGAAGTAGTGAGGCAGAGAAGAAGTGCTTATGGAGCGCAGATGGAAATAACGTGATGTGGGAGAGAGGCTTCAAAAGATTGGTGtcagaaagaaacagaagtCAGCAATGTGACTGAAATCCACATTAAGGTCAggaagggagaagaaaaagcaaagaaaaagaagaaaaacaaaacaaaacaaaatggaggattaattttacatttgacagtTCCCTGTTTGTTTGGAACAACATGGCGTATGCTGGTTAAGACTTGCGCTGTtttaaagacacacatacattgtTACATACTATTTATaagcattttctattttttctcaATGTTTTCAAACCTTAGAATTCttgaacatgatttttttttacaaagtatttattttaatatatttattaagATGTATGTAGGTGTTCAACCTTTCTAATCAAATACAATGGTTGTGATGCTTTGATTACCcattaaatttgcattttgaatcCTTATTGGTTCTCACTTTTCCgtttcagaaatgttttaatttgaagttgTAGAAAAGGTCACAGAAGATCACAGAAGAGACGCACAGCACATGTTGAGCAAATATCAAGCCTTTATTATCATCCAGGCATGTTCAGCACTGAAGGATTTTCAGAATAATTCAGTCTCATAAATTATTACAGCACATTTCATGGCATAGAAAACAAGCAACTTCGAACAGAAATGTTatacagtaataacaataaGGTTGTTTCACATGTTTCTGTAATTGACTTGAAGCCCACATGGAGGGCTTATGCCAGTAAAACACTGTTTGAAAGTGGCAGCACACACTATCATTTATCTACAGCATGAAGTACTAGACTGTTTGTCATGATGGTTTAAGGCCTATATCATTCCAAGGGATAGGTACTTTCTCCCAGTGGTGAATGAGATCCAGCAAACACATCCATATCCATGGCCACAGGAATTCTATGAATTCATGTCTTCATTGTTTTGATATGATCTggcagaggaaaacaacaggttaactacattttcatttctgttataTCAGGGTGTGCCTCCTCTTTACATGACTTGGGAAGGGTTTGGATACAGGGTCAAATAAACTCAACATATTCAGTGGCTTGTTATGTACACCAGAAGATATTCCCATCAGCTCCCCATCAAACCATTTCAGCCTACAcaaattcacctgatttctttaaaaaatgtggaaaaatgatTATtggaaaataagcaaaaaattaCAGGAACATTagtgaaaacatttgcaaaaaagtacaagaagatttccagaaaattaacaaaaacaacaacaacagcaacagaaaataacatgatagaactatattattattaaacctGTACATTTAAAAGTCGATGACAGATCAGcatcagattttttgttttttaagtgctTGTGATCATCTGAGCGATTTGAAACCTGCGCAAagtcacttcatttctttcaaaaacatggccAAAAGGTTggaacaaattagcaaaaatttACCAAAAAACTTGCAAGAAACACGTTAAATGTTGCAAGATAcagattacaagaaaattatttctaaaaattgtttaaaataaataaataaataaataaatcggtCAGGAAATTAACAAGAACTTTAGCAAGAAAGtgctttaaattaatttaaaaggatatgacaaaaaatatCCAGTACATAACTTTTAGCCTACATTTAATTTGGAAAAGAGTAAAGTGATTATAATTGAAACATCTAAAGTTTAtgccacaccaccaccacaatcaCGTTACATGTTGACATGATACTCACTGTGTAATTTGTTCTAGggatgtaataaaaaaaaacaaaaacaaagacatgtcTTAATAGAGGGGGTAGACAGAAACCAGATGGCATTGGAAGAAACACTTTGTAATTTTAACAGTgtaataaaataagatttttttcctctcatatAGCCTAAATGTGACGTATCAATCATAtcagtgtatatgtgtatgcaaACAAACCTccataaataaatgacagcCTACCTTGAAGCCAGTCCACCCCTTCCTGTAGGCCCTCTCCTTTGATCGCATTACtggcactgaaaaaaacaagttgttgAGGCGTTAAGCTCCATGTGGCACACATTCACTTTCTCTTGACTTTTCTTGGATCTTTAATGTAAAAACCTGTCTAGCTCTTAATCCATCTGCCTCCCATCTGTCTGACGGGTAAACAGTGTTTcggcactgcacttcccagagatcacctgtcagtgaAACAGAGTGACGTCTCTTtccttgtattttctgttgatgaagtttgagtttttgtaAGTGGTACgcttttcttttgtctgcttGGCCATGGCTACTGCTGTTGATGCTGACTACCTCATTCCTTTTTATATTCCAAACAAGCTGGAGATGTgaaaccacagaacttgaaaGGAGCAGGACAGTCGTTGTACTGtggaggttctcagtcatccaggtcatggttatccacgagttgaaaacaagtaaacaagtccagttgacctcaaTTCAGCTCTACTTGGAGAGTCACTGTACTGTTTGCCGTGGTTATTTGGCTGCCACAGAATAAAATGGCAACGATAACATAAGCCAGCCTGGCTGTGAAGTGTCACACAAGCAGAACTTAGTGAGTAAATTGTGAAAATTTCAATCTGTGTCCTACTGTGTTACACAAGCACTTTCCTCACTTCCTATTTACAAAATGATCACTTCTGAGTTACAGTATTTTCAGTGGTCTACAAAACCAAAGTATAATTTTGTCCCACTGATCAACGCATGTGACGTACTTAGTTGGAAAACAGAAACTGCGGTGCTACATTtgaaaagcagctgttttgacctCAGTTTTGAGACCAGTTTTCAAACCCCAATTATTTATACAGTTAAACAGCGctggtttattttttatatgataTAAGCCGTTTTTCCACCACATGGTACAGCTCAACTTTACTCTACTGTACTCATGTTTTAGTAGTGGATAGCTACTGCTGCTTTTTTTATATCACCTCCATCGACGGTCCAAGTGAACCAATTCTAAAAggtgacatgaaaacactgcagaccacTGACTGGTCACAGAGAAACTGATCAACTCTGCTTACAATCAGGGAATGCCAAAGCAAGACTCGTTAAAACTTGTGttatagttgataatctatcgatgtaaaaattatttttcaggaaaaaacactgaaaaacacagcacttCCTGCACACAAGACGAACTTTCGTTGGTGAGACTTAGCAGACACGaagtgtttagaacagcaaatggaaaaggTTTTATTAactaaccataagtgtatgccTTATAGCGAACAATAGCCAATATGTATTATGTTATATCAATCAGAGTAGTGCAATTGATGTTTTCATATACATTATTTCTGCATACCATTGCTGTAAGACTGCTATGTGCAAGGGATGCAAGGTGTATTTGGCCATTTGTCCTCTGGAAGTGAAAATAGTGTAGTTAAAGGCCTGGCCTCAATTTAGTCAATCCAGGAGGTGAATCTCCTTTACAAGACTTGATAAAGTAACTTGTTACTGTCATGTAACTTTATTGATTACTGTAGCAAAATTGTatcagctacagagcagcaccGGTGGAGCTCGCAGGCATGCAGTGTCTGCTTTAGTGGCTTAAAGACACTAAACAGGGGTATTGTGGTTGCATGCACACCCCACCACACTCAGGCCAGAGCCGTGTCAGTGAGAAAAATGAAGATGATTATGAAGTAGATATTAGACTTCGGGACACTTGGATTAGGCACTTGGTGTTATGCACTATGGTTTTGGAGCTGTGATATTGTAAAAGGCATATATGGAAATATTGCTGCTaactagctgtgtgtgtgtgcgcatgtgtgtgtgtgtgcgcgcgtgtgtgtgtgtggtggttcTACCAACATCAGTGGAATTTTTGTGGACATGGAGGTTAGTAGGTAATGACGAATAACTTAccaatgaatttcatttttagtttAATTATTCCAAAGCCCTTTATAATTAGTATGGGTTTCAGTTTCCCATGGCATTAACGCTGTTTCAAGAGGCTTTCCCATCAAGAAtaacatcattttcttttcccattcattctcattcagtgtttacaTGACTGCTATTTTCCATGATCTTTGAACTGCGTGGAAAGTGGACTGCACCCAGCCTTGACATAGCATGTGGTGCGCTGTCCTACCAGATATGCCAGGGTTTGTCTTTGATGTTctccaaacacagcagctgggaGACCTTGACGGAAGACATGGCGTCCTGCAGGTCTGTCTTGTTAGCAAAGAACAGCACTGGCATCCTCCTGCTGCGAATATCTGGAccagaaacaggcagacaggcatgAACATCATTACCCAATATCAATAAACTTGAACTCTTCAATAGATGGTGTTCTGATGTTGACTTTATACGGTTGATCTGGATATCCAAATCCATGAGACACTTCCCATAGACAACTAGTGCAATATTGACTAATCATACAGTGAATATGTGATCAAACTCTTCCATCACATCAGATAAACACTGACCAGAAACCACACTCGACCGGTCAGTATCGCCCCATATATCAATGTTTGTGGCTGTTTTAAACATAGTAAGCATACGTCTCTTTAACGTTAAACATGCAACACCAAAtcaagaaaaagcagaaaaggaTTGTAAGAATGCAAGTCTTCTTTTACCTTGGTGGCTGAGAAGAGTGTCTAGTTCCTCTTTGGCAACGACCATTCTCAATTTGTCACCGCTGTCTATGACAAATATGATGGCTTGACTCTCTCTGAGGAGGACAAGAGAAGAAATCCTAACTAACTCTGGATCATGCACAATATATTAACATGCTTCAACCCTTTAATGGTTTTCTTGACCAATTGTTAGATCACTTACACTTTCTAAAttgatacatttttaacaaCAATACATTTTTGGAAAGAAGTAATAATAGATAAAGCTAAATCTAACCCTGAAACATCAGACTTTCTTGTTCTATTCATTCTGGCCAGGTTTATTATGAGTTTTATGACTTAAATAATTCATAAAATTGGCACTATAAATTTTACAGCAAGCCAATTGTTTTCACCTCTCATTTTAGTGTGTTgtacagagaaatgtgttcaAAATGTTAACTGTGTCAACTGAAAGAGGTTGCTTGGTCAAAAAGGGGTCAGTCAAAAAAGTAGTTTGTCACTAGTAATGACCAGGATATTAAAaaaagcagacatttttttttggctgcttaTTTCTTGGTATTAATATTAAAGGCTTAATATTTGGTCAGGAATGtctatgtgatgtgtgtgtgtgtgtgtgattgccaTACTTGTAGTAATGCTCCCATAGGTTTCTGTATCTGCTCTGCCCAGACATGTCAAACACTGTAAAGGACAAGCtgcatgaggagagagagggagggacagaggaggTCAGAATCACAGTGACTGCTGCCTTTCCCTTCACAGATACTGAATGATGAATCTGGGCTCTTATAAATATGCACTAGAAACATGGACAGATTTCTACCTTGAGCTCTTGAACTTTTCAATGTTGAAGCCGATCGTCGGGACTATTTCTTGTGCCTGTGTCTATACACGCATACCaatgcacgtacacacaaacacacaaaagacagaCAAGTAATGGCAAAAGTATGTCAACAAGGTTCAGAAGAAAAGTGAAGACTGTATGGTATGAGCTATTACCTTACTAGCATGTTGCCATTCCTCTGACAATGGGCCTAATTGACACGAATGCTGAAAACAAGCAATCAGTGAACGATTGCAGTGAAAGATAGGACCGCCTCTCAGGTTCATACCCATAGGCCACAGTCCCATACTAAATGTACTGACAGAACATCACAAAACATACATGAGGCTCGTCTTAGGCTACTGTACTCACATTAGCCGGCTTGAGTTGATTGATGATGGTAGTTTTTCCGCTGTTGTCCAGTCccaaacacaaaatattcacCTCTTTCTTCCTCAGGCCGAGCCAGCCCGACAGTTTATCCAGCAGCCCCATTAGACTCAGTTAACACCCTCACACTGTGCTATACCATGTAAATTCCTGCAGCACACCACCCCATGGATAGTCAGATTACTCtaaatcaaactgaattgtTTTACAGTTTCTCATGGAGGCAAACATCACAGAATAAAAAAGCGATTGCTAGAGTGTGGTTCTACCCAGAGGTAGCCGGCTGGGTATCCCAGCTTGGGAGAGCTAATCCTATTAGGGCGAATTAAGTTCTTTGAACCACCCAGTGACCTGTCCTGAATGGAGCGTCTGATGAGATGTGACAACAGCCCCCACCCACATCCTCATGCATATCATTTACTACAGTAAGGCCTCGCTTCTCTGAAGGTCTGAGGGGGACCCCGTCTTGCTTTGAGGCCCCTGGAAgtccccacctccccctcccatACCTTACCCTGAGAGCAGCAGCTAAGCCTCTGCATCTGAAATAGTCACAGCTTCTCTCATGTTAGTCTAGGccacattttcatattaaaaagGAGAGAGTGCTTTGCAGTCTGTAGTTTCATCCATTTTTACAACT includes:
- the LOC115379955 gene encoding ADP-ribosylation factor-like protein 6 isoform X4 gives rise to the protein MGLLDKLSGWLGLRKKEVNILCLGLDNSGKTTIINQLKPANTQAQEIVPTIGFNIEKFKSSSLSFTVFDMSGQSRYRNLWEHYYKESQAIIFVIDSGDKLRMVVAKEELDTLLSHQDIRSRRMPVLFFANKTDLQDAMSSVKVSQLLCLENIKDKPWHICASNAIKGEGLQEGVDWLQDHIKTMKT
- the LOC115379955 gene encoding ADP-ribosylation factor-like protein 6 isoform X3, whose product is MGLLDKLSGWLGLRKKEVNILCLGLDNSGKTTIINQLKPANTQAQEIVPTIGFNIEKFKSSSLSFTVFDMSGQSRYRNLWEHYYKESQAIIFVIDSGDKLRMVVAKEELDTLLSHQDIRSRRMPVLFFANKTDLQDAMSSVKVSQLLCLENIKDKPWHICASNAIKGEGLQEGVDWLQEQITQSYQNNEDMNS
- the LOC115379955 gene encoding ADP-ribosylation factor-like protein 6 isoform X1, translating into MGLLDKLSGWLGLRKKEVNILCLGLDNSGKTTIINQLKPANHSCQLGPLSEEWQHASKTQAQEIVPTIGFNIEKFKSSSLSFTVFDMSGQSRYRNLWEHYYKESQAIIFVIDSGDKLRMVVAKEELDTLLSHQDIRSRRMPVLFFANKTDLQDAMSSVKVSQLLCLENIKDKPWHICASNAIKGEGLQEGVDWLQEQITQSYQNNEDMNS
- the LOC115379955 gene encoding ADP-ribosylation factor-like protein 6 isoform X2, which translates into the protein MGLLDKLSGWLGLRKKEVNILCLGLDNSGKTTIINQLKPANHSCQLGPLSEEWQHASKTQAQEIVPTIGFNIEKFKSSSLSFTVFDMSGQSRYRNLWEHYYKESQAIIFVIDSGDKLRMVVAKEELDTLLSHQDIRSRRMPVLFFANKTDLQDAMSSVKVSQLLCLENIKDKPWHICASNAIKGEGLQEGVDWLQDHIKTMKT